The sequence CAGTACCTCGCCGGTGGCTTTGCTGACGCCATAGAGGTTCCCGGGCCGTGGGAGCTCCTCGCCGTCGAGCAGGAAATCGTCGTGGGGCCGGTAGAGGTCGGGCCGGCGGCCCGTCTCGTAGTGACGGACGGCGTGATTCGAGGAGGCGAACGCGAGTTTCTCGACGCCGGCCTCGATCGCGGCCTCGTAGATCGTCTGCGTTCCGTCGATGTTGTTCGTCAGCACACTGTCCCAGGGCGCGTCGGGGCGGGGGTCGCCGGCGAGGTGGATGACCGCACCGATACCCTCCATGGCCTCGCGGATCGCCGCATCGTCGGTGACGTCCGCGACGACGAACTCGTGGTCGTGCTCCGCGACCGGGGGCTCGCGATCGAGGAGCCGCCACTCGTAGTCGTCACCGATGCCGGCGAGGATCGCCTGCCCAACTCGGCCCGAAGCACCGGTCAGGAGAACCGGATCGTCCATTCAGTCCACTCAAGGACGACCGGTAATACGTAGCTTGCGGTTCCCACGACCCCGATAGGCAGCCGTCGTCCGGCGGTCGACTGGTCGAAGTTCCAACGGCAAACGTCATATGTGGGCCGACGCAATTCGCACGGGACGAATGCTCGGGGACATCATCGACCGCGTCGACGGAAACAAGCGGACGCTCAAGCTGTACAACGTGGACGTGGACGACCGCATACTCCGCGATATCGCCGCCTTCTTCGAGCCACAACTGGTGGATCTCCGACGGGCGAGTACCGACGACGGATTCCCCCGCAACTTCGCCGTCCTCCACGACGACGCCGAGTTCCTCGGGGCGGCAGGGATCGAGACGCTCGCTGGATACCTCTCGCCGGAGACCGGGTTGCAGACGAAACGCCTCGACCAGATCGAGTACCCTGACATCCTCACACACGTCGACGACACCACGTTCACCGGGTACGGGAAACGGCGGATGATGATCGCCTCGCGGGAGATAGAGGATCGCGCGTGGCGAACGCAGTCCGGGAGCCTGCACGCGGGCTTCCAGCAGCTTTCCACGGTGCTGACACAGACGGAGACGTATCGTCGCCTCGCGAGTAGCGGGATCGACGTCCACGTCTACGGACAGCCCGACCGATCGGTATCCGATGTACAGGTCGGAACCGTCCACGCGAGTCCCACGGACGAGATCGGTTCGTCGTGGTTCGTGGTCTTCGATGGGGATGACGAGGACCTCATGAAGGCCGCCCTGCTCGCCCAGGCAGTCGGTGACGACGTGTTCTCGGGCTTCTGGACCGAAGACCCGTCGCTCGTCGATGACATCCTCACATACCTCGAGAGAACGTATCCTGCCTGAGTGGGCGAGCCGTGTCCGCTGGTTGCAATGCTGGTACTTTTTGTATCCTCGCCCGAAGGGGTCGACGATGAGCGAACCACGCCACTTCCAGTTGCACCCCGACTACACCGACGACGACGGAAATTTCTATGCGGTCGACACGAGCGGCACTTTCTATCTCCTCGCCGATTCCGTACTCGGGGACGACCGAATCGATGCACGGGAACTTAGCGACGGGATGCGGATGCTCACGATCGAAGACGTCTCCATCGTGGACGACATTGTCCTCTCCGAGAATCTCGGTCCCGACGAGGTTCCCATCGTCGACGGCTTCTGACCGTGCCGGGTGGCATCGGAATCGGCAATGGCACGGTATTTCACGCTTCGAACCAAACTGCACTCAATCGATGAACGCACTCGACTCCGTCGGCCGGTCGGTGTCCGCGCTCCGTGGTGACGGACGCGGCCGGGTGTTGCTCGCGGTGGCGTCGGGATGGGGACTGCTCGTCGGGACGCGGATGAGTTATCCCGTCTTGTTGCCGTACATTCGGGAGGCCTACGGGCTCTCGCTCTCCATCGCGGGCTTGCTCGTGACCACGATCTGGCTGGGGTCCGCGCTGGGGCAGTTGCCGGGTGGCATCCTCGCGGATCGGTACAACGAGCGGTACATCATGACCGTCGCGCTGCTGGTCGTCGCCCTCGCGTTGTCCATCGTCGTCCTGACGGGAAGCCCCATCGTCGTCTTCCTGGCGACCGGACTG is a genomic window of Halanaeroarchaeum sp. HSR-CO containing:
- the azf gene encoding NAD-dependent glucose-6-phosphate dehydrogenase Azf gives rise to the protein MDDPVLLTGASGRVGQAILAGIGDDYEWRLLDREPPVAEHDHEFVVADVTDDAAIREAMEGIGAVIHLAGDPRPDAPWDSVLTNNIDGTQTIYEAAIEAGVEKLAFASSNHAVRHYETGRRPDLYRPHDDFLLDGEELPRPGNLYGVSKATGEVLGRYYHDEYGISVVNVRIGNLTKGHPPKDYERGQAMWLSHRDCAHLFDRTLEAEYDYEIVYGISDNDRKYYSIERAREVLGYDPQDNSAEFEG
- a CDS encoding DICT sensory domain-containing protein, producing MLGDIIDRVDGNKRTLKLYNVDVDDRILRDIAAFFEPQLVDLRRASTDDGFPRNFAVLHDDAEFLGAAGIETLAGYLSPETGLQTKRLDQIEYPDILTHVDDTTFTGYGKRRMMIASREIEDRAWRTQSGSLHAGFQQLSTVLTQTETYRRLASSGIDVHVYGQPDRSVSDVQVGTVHASPTDEIGSSWFVVFDGDDEDLMKAALLAQAVGDDVFSGFWTEDPSLVDDILTYLERTYPA